A region of Arabidopsis thaliana chromosome 5, partial sequence DNA encodes the following proteins:
- the EMB976 gene encoding Tetratricopeptide repeat (TPR)-like superfamily protein, translating to MAEETFLEMLEVGCEPDAVACGTMLCTYARWGRHSAMLTFYKAVQERRILLSTSVYNFMLSSLQKKSFHGKVIDLWLEMVEEGVPPNEFTYTLVVSSYAKQGFKEEALKAFGEMKSLGFVPEEVTYSSVISLSVKAGDWEKAIGLYEDMRSQGIVPSNYTCATMLSLYYKTENYPKALSLFADMERNKIPADEVIRGLIIRIYGKLGLFHDAQSMFEETERLNLLADEKTYLAMSQVHLNSGNVVKALDVIEMMKTRDIPLSRFAYIVMLQCYAKIQNVDCAEEAFRALSKTGLPDASSCNDMLNLYTRLNLGEKAKGFIKQIMVDQVHFDIELYKTAMRVYCKEGMVAEAQDLIVKMGREARVKDNRFVQTLAESMHIVNKHDKHEAVLNVSQLDVMALGLMLNLRLKEGNLNETKAILNLMFKTDLGSSAVNRVISSFVREGDVSKAEMIADIIIRLGLRMEEETIATLIAVYGRQHKLKEAKRLYLAAGESKTPGKSVIRSMIDAYVRCGWLEDAYGLFMESAEKGCDPGAVTISILVNALTNRGKHREAEHISRTCLEKNIELDTVGYNTLIKAMLEAGKLQCASEIYERMHTSGVPCSIQTYNTMISVYGRGLQLDKAIEIFSNARRSGLYLDEKIYTNMIMHYGKGGKMSEALSLFSEMQKKGIKPGTPSYNMMVKICATSRLHHEVDELLQAMERNGRCTDLSTYLTLIQVYAESSQFAEAEKTITLVKEKGIPLSHSHFSSLLSALVKAGMMEEAERTYCKMSEAGISPDSACKRTILKGYMTCGDAEKGILFYEKMIRSSVEDDRFVSSVVEDLYKAVGKEQDV from the exons ATGGCTGAGGAGACTTTTTTAGAAATGCTTGAAGTTGGATGTGAACCAGATGCTGTAGCTTGTGGTACAATGTTGTGTACTTATGCTAGATGGGGACGTCATAGTGCTATGTTGACGTTTTACAAAGCTGTTCAAGAAAGGCGGATACTTTTGTCGACTTCTGTGTATAATTTCATGCTGTCGTCTCTTCAGAAGAAATCTTTTCATGGTAAAGTGATAGATTTGTGGTTAGAAATGGTGGAGGAAGGTGTGCCTCCGAATGAATTCACGTATACGTTAGTTGTGAGCTCTTATGCTAAACAGGGTTTTAAGGAGGAGGCGTTGAAGGCTTTTGGTGAGATGAAGAGTTTGGGGTTTGTCCCCGAGGAAGTGACTTACAGCTCGGTTATTAGTTTAAGTGTGAAGGCTGGTGATTGGGAGAAGGCTATTGGATTGTATGAGGATATGAGATCTCAGGGAATCGTTCCGAGTAACTATACTTGTGCTACTATGTTAAGTTTATATTACAAAACGGAGAACTACCCGAAAgcgctctctctctttgcagACATGGAAAGAAATAAGATTCCAGCTGATGAGGTCATCCGCGGGTTGATCATCAGAATATATGGGAAGCTCGGACTTTTCCATGATGCACAGAGTATGTTTGAAGAGACTGAACGCCTGAATTTACTGGCTGATGAGAAAACATATCTGGCAATGTCTCAAGTTCATTTGAATTCGGGAAATGTTGTCAAAGCATTAGATGTAATTGAAATGATGAAGACAAGAGATATTCCTCTTTCCAGATTTGCCTATATTGTCATGTTACAGTGTTATGCTAAGATACAGAATGTTGACTGTGCTGAGGAAGCATTTCGTGCTTTATCGAAGACTGGACTTCCTGATGCCAGTTCTTGTAACGACATGCTTAATTTGTATACCAGACTCAATTTAGGAGAGAAAGCTAAGGGTTTTATCAAGCAGATAATGGTTGATCAAGTGCACTTTGATATAGAGCTTTACAAGACGGCTATGAGAGTGTATTGCAAGGAAGGAATGGTAGCAGAAGCTCAAGATTTGATAGTAAAAATGGGTAGAGAGGCAAGGGTTAAGGATAACAGATTTGTTCAGACACTTGCAGAGTCTATGCATATCGTTAACAAGCACGATAAACATGAAGCAGTTTTAAACGTGAGTCAACTTGATGTCATGGCTCTTGGACTGATGCTCAATTTGCGACTGAAAGAGGGAAATTTGAATGAGACTAAAGCAATCTTGAACTTAATGTTCAAGACTGATCTTGGTTCATCGGCAGTAAATCGAGTCATAAGTAGCTTTGTGAGAGAAG GTGATGTATCTAAAGCAGAAATGATTGCCGATATAATTATCAGACTAGGACTCAGGATGGAGGAGGAAACAATCGCGACTTTGATTGCTGTATATGGGAGGCAACATAAGCTTAAAGAAGCGAAACGGCTTTACCTTGCAGCAGGAGAATCTAAAACTCCGGGGAAATCTGTTATCCGCTCAATGATTGATGCTTATGTCAGATGTGGCTGGCTTGAAGATGCATATGGACTCTTTATGGAATCAGCAGAAAAGGGCTGTGACCCAGGAGCTGTTACCATTAGCATACTTGTGAATGCTCTAACAAATCGAG GGAAACACCGAGAAGCAGAACATATATCACGGACCTGCcttgaaaaaaacatagagCTTGACACCGTTGGCTATAATACTCTTATCAAGGCAATGCTAGAAGCAG GTAAACTACAATGTGCATCTGAAATTTATGAGCGGATGCATACCTCAGGTGTTCCTTGTTCGATTCAGACCTACAACACAATGATCAG TGTATATGGGCGAGGTCTGCAGCTGGACAAAGCAATTGAGATTTTTAGTAACGCTCGCAGATCAGGGTTGTATCTGGACGAGAAAATTTACACAAACATGATTATGCATTATGGCAAGGGGG GAAAGATGAGTGAAGCATTGTCTTTGTTTAGTGAAATGCAGAAGAAAGGGATTAAACCTGGAACG CCTAGTTACAACATGATGGTCAAAATATGTGCAACCAGTAGACTCCATCACGAGGTTGATGAACTTTTGCAAGCAATGGAGAGAAATGGTCGCTGTACTGACTTATCCACATACCTCACCCTGATTCAAGTCTATGCTGAGAGTTCACAGTTTGCAGAAGCAGAGAAAACGATAACTCTTGTTAAAGAGAAAGGCATCCCGCTATCTCACAGCCATTTCAGTTCATTGCTCTCTGCTCTTGTCAAAGCTGGGATGATGGAGGAGGCTGAAAGGACATACTGCAAGATGTCTGAAGCCGGTATAAGTCCAGACAGTGCTTGCAAGCGGACGATCCTAAAGGGATATATGACTTGTGGTGACGCAGAGAAAGGAATCTTGTTCTATGAGAAAATGATAAGAAGCTCTGTGGAAGATGACAGATTTGTTAGCAGTGTAGTTGAAGATCTGTATAAAGCTGTTGGTAAAGAACAAGatgtataa